The Halofilum ochraceum genome segment TGATCCCGGGCCTTAACCTCGTGGCCCCGTTCCTGTGGCTCGCCTTCGGCGCCTGGATGATGGCACTCGAATACGCCGACTGCCCGCTCGGCAATCATGGGGTCACCTTTCGCGAAGCGCGCGGCCTGATCGCCCGGCGCCGCGGCGTGGCGCTGGGTTTCGGGACGGTCATCATGGGGATGACCGCGACCCCCGGTCTGAACCTGATCGCGATGCCGGTCGCGGTCTGTGGGGCAACCGCGCTCTATGTGGGCGAGCTTTCGGCGCTGGTTCCGCGAGGGCATGAGAGCGCAACGGCGACGAAGGGCCGGCACCGGAAGGGTGCGTGAACCGTCGATGGATGCCGGTGACGCAAACCGAAAATCAAAACGAGGGAGAGTTTCATGGAAGCTGATACGCAGGCGGGCAAGGACATCCAGCGACTGATCGAGCCGTTGTATCGCGGCAAATTCTGGATGCAGCTGGTCGGCGTGATGCTGATCATCAGCGGCGTGTTAACCGCGCTGAGTATCGTCGGCATCCTGATCTGCTGGATCCCGATCTGGGCCGGCATCTCGCTGATGCAGGCCGCCGGCAGTATCGATCAGGCGTATATCACCGGCGACGACGCGGTGGCCGAACTGGCGATGCGCCGGTTGAAAACCTACTTCACGATCTTTGGCGTACTCACGCTCATCTACATCGTGATCGGCGTGCTCGGCATGCTGTTCGGACTGGGAGCGGGCATGATGGGCGGCGGTCACGGGATGGGGGCGTACTGACGCACCGCGGGGCGCCGTGCCGTCACACGGGGCCTGCGACCGTTCAGGAGCGACTGCTGCGCTTCTTTTTGGGTCGCTGGGCGCGATCCTTCCTCGAATACGGGTTCTCGCCGCTGCGGAACTCGAATCGGACCGGCGTGCCGCGCAGGCCGAACTTCTCGCGAAAGCGCTTCTCCAGGTAGCGCCGGTACGCAGCCGGGAGGCGGTCCACGCGGTTGCCGTGGACGACGATCGTGGGCGGGTTGCTGCCACCCTGGTGCGCGTAGCGCAGCTTGACGCGCGCGCCGCCGACCAGCGGCGGCTGATGCTCGGCGACGGCGTCTTCCAGCGTCGTGGTCAATTGGTGCGTCTGCAGATTCACCATCGCGGCGCCATGCGCCCGGTCCACGGACTTCAGCAGATCGCCCACGCCCGTGCCGTGCAGGGCGGAGATGTAGCGCGTCTCGGCGAAATCGACGAAGCCGAAACGGCGCTCGCGATCCGCGCGTACGCGATCTTTCGTGTAGCGATCCAGGCCATCCCACTTGTTGATGGCCACGACCAGCGCCCGGCCCGCGTCGAGGACGTGACCGACGACATGCTGATCCTGCTCCGCGAGGCCCTGGCGGGCATCCAGCACGAGAATCACGACGTTGGCGGCCTTGATGGCCTCGAGCGTCTTCAGCGCGCTGAACTTCTCCACCGCGCCATCCACCCGTGAGCGCCGGCGCAGGCCCGCGGTATCGATGAGGGTGTAGTTGCGGCCATCACGCTCGAACGGGATCTCGACCGCATCGCGCGTGGTC includes the following:
- a CDS encoding DUF5362 family protein, whose translation is MEADTQAGKDIQRLIEPLYRGKFWMQLVGVMLIISGVLTALSIVGILICWIPIWAGISLMQAAGSIDQAYITGDDAVAELAMRRLKTYFTIFGVLTLIYIVIGVLGMLFGLGAGMMGGGHGMGAY
- the der gene encoding ribosome biogenesis GTPase Der: MTPVVALVGRPNVGKSTLFNVLTHSRRALVADVPGLTRDRQYGMARVGERDIIVVDTGGLTDEREALDQQMAVQTEAAIEEADVVLVLMDARDGVLPADSAVIERLRRNGKPFRIVVNKTDGLDPDAALADFHGLAGDAPIGIAASQGRGVARLADTVATLLPEAGGSPETDETVAAGGVRVAIVGRPNVGKSTLVNRLLGEERMLAIDQPGTTRDAVEIPFERDGRNYTLIDTAGLRRRSRVDGAVEKFSALKTLEAIKAANVVILVLDARQGLAEQDQHVVGHVLDAGRALVVAINKWDGLDRYTKDRVRADRERRFGFVDFAETRYISALHGTGVGDLLKSVDRAHGAAMVNLQTHQLTTTLEDAVAEHQPPLVGGARVKLRYAHQGGSNPPTIVVHGNRVDRLPAAYRRYLEKRFREKFGLRGTPVRFEFRSGENPYSRKDRAQRPKKKRSSRS